TACTCAGGAAGCAAAAGAAGCACTTGGATTAATGTATCCAAAGTCAAAAAAAATCTCTATTGGAAATAGAGATGCTATCCTTTATAACCCTGGCGATGGAGAAAGCTCTGAGCTACTAATAATTGAGGATAAGTATTTATATTTAATTAAAGGTGAGCATAATGAATCAGCCTTAATTAAAGTTGCTGAACAGATAAATTTTTCTAACTAATACTATTTTAAAATTAGAGGTTGTAAATGGGGTAAGTTATCGTAACCTTTGATTGTGAGCCAAAGCCCAAAACCTTGGGAAGCCCAAGCACCAAAACATGACTCAAAATAGATTATATATGTCCGGAAAAAGAATATTTTTCGGTCTAAACAAAAAATCAAATTGGAGTGATGAAAACATGTCAACACCAAATTCTAATTTCGGAACAAAGGGAAAGACTGGATATAATAGTGAACAGGCGGCTTCTAGGCTGAAAGCTCAACAGGCAGCTAAGGCAGCTAGGCTGACAGTTCAACAGGCAACTAAGGCTGCAAGTCAATTTAGAAAGGCGCTTGAGGCTCTTACTCAGGGAGTGGAGGCAGCTAGTCAGGCAGCTAAGGCAGCTCAAGAAGCAGGTAAGTATGGTAACGGTCAAGCGGGTGAGGCTGCTGGTCGGACAGCTGCGGCTTCTAGTCAGGCGGCTGCGGCAGCTATTCAGCTATCTGAGGCTATTAAACAAGCAGATAAGGCTGCTATAGAAGCAGATAAGTCTGAGTTTGATATTCAGGATAAATCCCTTTAATTTCTTAATGGTGATCGTTCCAGAGAATATCAGGAAGTTATTTGATTTTATAATGACCACACATTTTAGATATGTCTAATATGTGTGGTTCTAATTTATTTCTTATTTAAACATATAAAATTAAAAAGCCTGAATAAAAGAAGCCCTACCACATTTGGTGGGCTTCTTCTCGTACACATCACATGAATATCATCGACTGATGGATCATTTAGGTCTCATAGGGTAGCCATTCCCGAAAAGGAAATTGCCATGATAATGCTTGTTTTGAATCCTTTTTCTCTCAAATAAAGGCTTTTTTATTTTGAACTAGTTGTTTTTTTCTTTGATAACTAACCTAAATATAATTAATTGGCTTATTTTAAGCCATTTTGTTTACATTTATAATTGAATAAAACGGAGAATACATATTAGACATGTATAATAATGTATTTCCTTTTACTTTTATGATTTTTTAAAATTTAGGGTTTGTTTGTTGGATGACCCTTATATAGTTCTTTTTTATTTAGACATGCTAGTATTTTCTATTTTTCTATTTTTTCTGATGGATCGGAAGGGAACTATTCAGACTGCCGCCTTGGCGTCCATAATCAGCGGAAGCTGCGGAGAAAGCTGACCGTCGTGCTTCAAAATTATGGCCTGCGGGTCGGCGGATGGGATAAAGCGGAAGGCGTATCGAATCTTCGGCTTTCCTTTTTCCTCCACTTTCAACGGGATGGCCTCAAACAAGAGAGTGTATAGGCCATCCGGGATTTTGTAATCGAACGTCTTGGACAAAATGCTGCCGATCGTGATCCCTTCTCTACCCACTTCGAACGGCACTGCAATGGCTCTCACCGAATCTTCCCCCGAAGATACCCTGTTCTCGATCGACACTTCAATTTCGCTATTCACATCACCCAATGTACCAAATGCAACGCTACCTGGTCTCCAGGCGAATCCTTGTCTGATGTGACCATCCGTCCAATCCGGGAAAGGATTGTCCAAGTTTTTCCGATAGACGGCAATTTGGGAGTACGATATGAGAAGCTGATGCACGGGCCATTTTTTCATGGATTAAGCCTCCTAATATGAGAAGAAGAGCCCTGTATTACAAGGCCCCTAATACGACATAACGAATTTGACACGGGTTCCGTCCGGATACGATTCTAGTTGGTTTCCGACCCAAGCGCCCGCTCCGCGGTTGTCGGAGGAAGGAACATAGCGGACGCTTGCACCGTATCCGCCTTCTTCGCACTTCGCCATCGGCCATTCGTCGCGGTCGTAAACTGATTTCGTAGGAATGCCCGCCAGCGATTGTTCGCGTCGCTCTTCAGCGCCGTCACGTTCGATCGTGCAGACGGACGGGTGTCCGGCCATGGCGTCGCGGACGTGGTCTCCCGTGTAAGGATACCGATAGAAAGGGAAATTAAGAGTCACGTCATAGCCTGTTGCCGCTTCTGCCTGCGTCGTATGTACGGCAAACAGACCGACAAGACAGCCAACCAGCGTAGCCACAGTCAAAAAAACAGAGAGTAGTACGGCATTACGTTTTTTCACGTCAATCCCTCCAATTTCGATTTCAGGGCAGTTCTTGGACTGCCCAAAATAAACTCTACTGGAGGAATGTAAAACAGGTGTCAACATCAAATGAAGATTATTTAAACCTTTCCAGGGAATGTAATTTTGGTTAATATGTAAGGGCTTTTTTTCTGTCAAGGTGCGCAAACGCCATACAATTCACAAGTTCAGAAAGGGCAGGAGCTGCCATTCAGCCTTATCCAATTTAAAAACAAAATGAATCATTCAATTGGATAAATAAAGAGCGTGTTTTGATAAATCTTTTCAAAACAATTTGTATAGATAATGGTTGTTGTTGTGTTGATCCTTTCTCTAGCCTAAGCCAACCAAAAAACAGATAGACATGTTACACTCCGGGCATAAAATTATAAACAAGTTATGGTGCTTAAAGTTTGTTATTCTCTATAGTGTTAACGGTTAGTGAATGATCTGTGCCTCTAACTGAAGCGTAAATTATATGTTTTATTTGCTGGTATCCATTCGCCGCCAATTCCTTTTTTAACCATTCATCGTTCTTATTAATTAATTTTAAATTTTTCTTTTGAATCTTCCCCTCAATCACAACGGCAATTGGCAATCCTTTGTATTCAACATTTATATGTAAATCCTTCGGAGTAACGGGCACTAACTCTTTTTTAGGTAATATGCTGATTTCCCCATTAGGTTCCAATATCGCATATTCAATATCTTGGATATCCGGGTATCCTGACGCTCTTAGATTCGATAATAATTCTGCCAATGAATATTTGTTCTTCCTTAAGTTATTGTATATAACCTCGCTATGTTTAATAAGAATTGTCGGATTCCCAATAATAAATTGATTAATCCAATTGTACAAGCTTAGCTTTGAAATAATCAGGTGCACACACGTAACGACAATCATACCAATCAGCGCTTGTACAATTCCGTCTATTTTAATTGCTTCAAAAGCTAAATAAGATAAAAAAATGATTGCTCCAAAATCGTAGGGAGTAAGCTGTGCAAGAGCAGATTTCCCCAAAAATTTCACTGCAAAAATAAATACAACAAAGATAAATATTAAATTGACGACAAAAGAAAACACTTCTAACACCTCGTTTGACGAAATGACAGATAGGAAATCCATGATGGCAAAGAGTCGACTATCTTTCATTTTCCAAGTTGTTCATATAATTAACTACTAAAAGAATTATATACAATTGGGAATTTTTCATGATGGCGAGTTTAGAATGCAAAAAAGATTTTCAAAAATGAAGAATAAATAATATGATGAATGTATGAGGAAGTAATAACAAGAACTTTTCTGAGAACGGGGGCAGGTTGAGTATGAATACATTAAGCAAGTGGGAAAACAAGGTATGGCTTACATTAGGGGATAGCATTACAGAATTTGACCAGACCTTTTACAACGGTGTATTTCTTCGCGGGTATCAAACGATCATGAAGGAAACTATGGGGTTTGCAGAATATATCAATCGAGGAGTTTCCGGAAAAACGATGACCGCCAATGATGAAGGTTCAACTCATGTAGTAGGAGAGGCACAAAATCTGAATAATATTGATGTCATCACAATTTTTGCTGGAACGAACGATTATAAATTAAACAAGCCAATCGGATCATTAGGAGCAATTGGCGATACGGAATTTGATACTTTTACGTTTTACGGCGCTTATCGCTCATTACTTGAAAACCTTCTAACGAGAAAACCAACTATAAAAATCTATTTATGGACTCCGTTACAAAGGGACAATGCTGGATATGATGTGAATTACATAAATCCAGCAGGCCATAAGCTGATTGATTATGTAAATGCCATAAAAGCAGTTGGCCAGATGTATGCCGTGCCGGTCCTAGACTTATATTCTGTAAGCGGTATCACAAAGCTGACCTTAAATACATATACTTGGGACGGCCTTCATCCAAACAATAACGGTTATGAGCGTATTGCTGAGATCGCCAAAGGCTTTATGGAAGTGAATTAAGTGAATTAAGCTCATAAAAAGAGAGAGGTGATAGATTCATTTCATTTAACACGACAGATTCAATTGTTTCTAAATTCATGATGCGCAAAAGGCAACTTAATTGAATTCCTTTAAGATATTTTAAATAAAGAAAGAAGTGCGAATTTTCTGCACTTCTTTCTTTATTAATGAATCGTTCTGTATACGCCGATTACTTTCCCTAAAATACTGACATTTTGTAAAATGATTGGCTCCATCAGTGAATTTTCAGGCTGCAAGCGAATGTAATTATCTTCCCTGAAAAAACGTTTTACTGTCGCTTCATCATCATCCGTCATCGCAACTACAATATCCCCGTTGTTTGCAGTGGTTTGCTGCTTAACAATAACGTAATCCTTATCAAGAATTCCGGCTTCAATCATACTTTCACCCATAATTTCCAACATAAATACATTTTCATCAGGAGGAACAAGGCGATCTGGCAGCGGGAAATATTCCTCGATATTTTCTACGGCAGTAATTGGGCTTCCAGCAGTTACCTTACCGATTACTGGTACAGTAACGACCTGGCTCTGAGGGATTTGGACTACCTCGTCCTCCAAAACTTCAATTGCTCTAGGCTTGGTAGGATCACGCCTGATCAACCCTTTTGTTTCGAGCCTTGCTAAATGTCCGTGCACAGTGGAACTTGAAGCAAGGCCGACTGCTTCACCGATTTCTCTAACAGAGGGCGGATAACCTTTGCGTTTAACCTCTTCTTTTATAAATTGCAATATATCGAGTTGCCTTTTTGAGAGCTTTGACAAAATATTCACCTCTGTACGTCTATTTTACACAAATTATAGCATGTTTTTCCTTAAAGTACAAACATAGGTTCGAAAAAAACGATTGACAGAAACATTTGTTCCCCCTTATACTGAAAATAATCATACGAACACACATTCTATCAAGGGGGAGATCAGCGTGAAGAAGGAATCATTTATTTTTTTCTGTCTATTTGCTTTCACTTTATGCGTGTCTATATCTTTTATATCTTTCTTAGGGAAAAGCAGCAGTGATGAGAATTATGTTAAGATTGAAGTTCAAGAAGGTGACAGTCTTTGGAACTTAGCTGAATTGATGGAGGATAAACAGTCATTGAGCAAACAAGCTTTTATTGAGTGGGTAACTGAAAGAAACCATTTGACCACGGATTCTATTAAACCAGGTGATATTTTGGTGCTGCCCGTTGAAAAGGAACATCCGTCCACATATCAGCTCGCTACTGTCGAATGACCGGAGGATAAGCAGAGAAGATGAAAACAGCAATTATTTATGCTCGTGTGAGCACAACAAAAGAACAGCAGGAAACCTCTTTAAAAAGGCAGCTGGAGGAGCTGGCAGGACTAGCTGCTGAAAACAATATGACAGTTGTTCGGACAATATCAGAAAAAGCCAGCGGCTACGATCTAGACCGGCAGGGTGTGTTTGAGCTGCTTGACAGTATGAAAGAATTTAAGGCAGATGCTGTGCTAATCCAGGATGAAACAAGGCTGGGAAGAGGAAATGCTAAAATCGCCCTTTTGCATTGTATATATAAAGAAGGTGCAAGGATTTTTTCAATTTCCCATCGAGGGGAGCTTGAGCTCTCGGAGGCTGATTCTATGGTTTTAGAGATTGTTAGTATTGTCGAAGAGTATCAACGCAAACTGCATAACCTCAAAATAAAAAGGGGTATGAAAAAGGCTGTAAAAAATGGCTATCGCCCGCAAGATCACTTAGTTCCTTTTCATGACGGTACAGGAAAAGAACGAAAGGATGTACCGCTGGAGGAAATCGTTCGGTTACGGGCACGAAAGCTGACGTTCCATGAGATTGCTGCTACGTTAAGAGGGGTTGGCTATGACGTTTCGAAAGCCACTGTCCATCGTCGGTACCAGGAATACATACAAAAAGAGGAGCAAACGAACGAACGCCCATAACCTAAAACCGTTTGGTTGAAATTTGCATTCTTATTTAGTAGGATGTATGAATAAACCACTTGAAGGAGAAGGTTATGCTTTCCAAAGATAAGATTGCCAGAATAAATGAACTTTCAAATAAGTCAAAGTCAGGACAAATTACAGCTGAAGAGCAGGCTGAACAGAAGAAATTGCGTGAAGAATATTTAAAAAGCTTCCGTTCTTCTATGAAAAAAACGTTAAAAGGCGTTACAGTTATTGATCCTAACGGACAGGATGTGACTCCTGAGAAATTAAAAAACGAGAAGCGAAAGGATCTTCATTAATCCGACAGTTCTTTATTCATATTTGCTTTTTCGACTGAGTTTTACTCTCTCTTTAAGGAAATAATTCCTTTTTCTTAAACCACACAAAAAAGTTGTGAAAACATTTAGAGAGTTTTATGATAAAATAGTGTAGTGAATAAAGCACAAGAAAGGGGATAACTATGTCAAATTCAATCGAATCAAAATCTATTGCAACAATTCGGACACTGTCTATAGACGCTGTAGATAAAGCCAACTCTGGCCATCCAGGAATGCCTATGGGAGCTGCTCCAATGACGTATTCTTTATGGGCCAAGCATTTGAATATTAACCCGGAAAATCCTGAATGGTTTAACAGAGACCGTTTTGTTCTTTCAGCAGGTCACGGTTCTGCACTTTTGTACAGCATGCTGCATTTAAGCGGTTTCGATTTGACAATTGATGACCTGAAAAGCTTCAGACAATGGGGAAGCAAGACGCCTGGTCATCCTGAATTCCGCCATACTGCTGGAGTAGATGCAACAACGGGTCCACTTGGACAAGGAATCGGAATGGCAGTCGGAATGGCATTAGCAGAACGTCATTTGGCAGAGACTTACAACCGTGATCATTTTAATATTGTAGATCACTTTACATATGCCATTTGCGGAGATGGAGACTTGATGGAGGGCATTTCTAATGAAGCGGCGTCTTTAGCCGGACATTTAAAATTGGGTCGCCTTATCGTCATGTATGATTCCAATGATATTTCTTTGGACGGAGAACTTCATCAATCCTTCTCAGAGGATGTAAAACAGCGCTTTGAAGCTTTGAATTGGGAAGTACTTTACATCAAAGACGGAAATAATGTTGAAGAAATTTCAGCTGCAATTGAAAAAGCAAAACAAAACCAATCACAGCCTACATTGATTGAAATTAAAACAACCATTGGCTTTGGTTCTCCTAACCGCGCAGGAACATCCGGGGTTCACGGAGCTCCGCTTGGTCTTGATGAAACCAAATTGACAAAAGAAGCCTATAAGTGGACATATGATGAGGATTTTTATGTTCCTTCAGAAGTGTATGACCATTTCCAAACTGAGATTAAGGAATCTGGGAAGAAAAAAGAAAGCGAATGGAACGCGTTATTTTCTGAATATAAAAAAGAATATCCAGAGCTTGCCGCGCTGCTTGAAGCAGGTATAAAAGGAGAGCTTCCGGAAGGCTGGGACAAGGATATCCCTGTATACGAGAAAGGTAGCAAGCTTGCAACAAGAGCTTCTTCCGGAGAGGCACTTAACGGTATTGCAAAGAACCTTCCGTTTTTCTTCGGTGGCTCTGCAGACCTAGCAGGATCCAACAAAACAACAATAAAGAATGCCAAAGATTTTTCAGCTGCTGATTATTCAGGGAAAAATATTTGGTTCGGTGTTCGTGAATTTGCAATGGGAGCCGCTTTGAATGGAATGGCGCTGCATGGCGGATTACGAGTGTTTGCCGGAACGTTCTTTGTATTCTCTGACTACTTGCGTCCAGCTATCCGCCTTGCTTCTCTCATGGGATTGCCTGTTACCTATGTGTTTACTCATGATAGTGTAGCAGTCGGCGAAGATGGACCGACGCATGAGCCGATTGAACAGCTTCCTTCATTACGCGCGATGCCTAATTTGTCAGTTATCCGTCCTGCTGATGCGAATGAAACGGCTGCTGCTTGGAAGCTTGCTGTTTCATCTGAAACGCATCCTACTGCACTTGTTTTGACAAGGCAAAACCTTGAAACGATTGATCAGTCTGCAGACACTGCGTTTGAAGGTGTGTCAAAAGGAGCATACGTTGTCTCTGCAAGTAAAAATGAACAGGCAGATGCTTTGCTTCTTGCTACTGGTTCAGAGGTAAACCTTGCATTAGCCGCACAGGAAGAGCTTGCTAAAGAAAATATCGATGTTTCCGTTGTCAGCATGCCTTCGTGGAATCGGTTTGAAAGCCAATCAGATGAATATAAAGAGTCTGTACTGCCATCACAGGTTACAAAACGTTTAGCGATTGAAATGGCTTCCCCATTTGGTTGGGAAAGGTACACAGGATCAGAGGGAGATATTCTCGGCATCAATCAATTTGGCGCATCTGCTCCTGGTGATACCATTATCAAAGAGTTTGGATTTACAACTTCTAATGTTGTAAACCGAGTTAAAAATCTTTTAAATAAGTAAGTGAGGAAAAAGAGAATGAGTTTTCATTCTCTTTTTTTTGTTCGACAAAAATAGTCTTCTCTCTTGCCACCAAATGACAATCCTTGATTATACTATTTTGTATAATAGAGCTTAAAATGAAGGGTTACCGGCATGAAAGGAGATGCGGGGAATGGACCGTCACTATTACACTTATTTAATCGAGGATGAATTTGCTTCTCACTATTTTGGAAGGGAATCCGTTATGTACCATCTTTTTCGTGACTATCATTGGACAAACCTCACACGGGATGAGTATATACTTGTATCTAAACAAGTGGACTATATTACTAAGCCGATACCTATGCTTTCTATGCATCAAAAATTGAATGTTGAATTGAACCAGCTTGATTTCGTCCAAATTAATTCTTTATACAGAGCAGTAATGCCAAATGGTAGAGGCTGTGCCACATTTATGAT
This window of the Bacillus gobiensis genome carries:
- the sirA gene encoding sporulation inhibitor of replication protein SirA, with amino-acid sequence MDRHYYTYLIEDEFASHYFGRESVMYHLFRDYHWTNLTRDEYILVSKQVDYITKPIPMLSMHQKLNVELNQLDFVQINSLYRAVMPNGRGCATFMMKDRHIEVLASGDYEAETIFFEILRKISPCFLAMDFRTNRYGWLNPVKEENLSKKQEIYGGNVV
- a CDS encoding DUF421 domain-containing protein yields the protein MDFLSVISSNEVLEVFSFVVNLIFIFVVFIFAVKFLGKSALAQLTPYDFGAIIFLSYLAFEAIKIDGIVQALIGMIVVTCVHLIISKLSLYNWINQFIIGNPTILIKHSEVIYNNLRKNKYSLAELLSNLRASGYPDIQDIEYAILEPNGEISILPKKELVPVTPKDLHINVEYKGLPIAVVIEGKIQKKNLKLINKNDEWLKKELAANGYQQIKHIIYASVRGTDHSLTVNTIENNKL
- a CDS encoding DUF896 domain-containing protein — translated: MLSKDKIARINELSNKSKSGQITAEEQAEQKKLREEYLKSFRSSMKKTLKGVTVIDPNGQDVTPEKLKNEKRKDLH
- the tkt gene encoding transketolase — encoded protein: MSNSIESKSIATIRTLSIDAVDKANSGHPGMPMGAAPMTYSLWAKHLNINPENPEWFNRDRFVLSAGHGSALLYSMLHLSGFDLTIDDLKSFRQWGSKTPGHPEFRHTAGVDATTGPLGQGIGMAVGMALAERHLAETYNRDHFNIVDHFTYAICGDGDLMEGISNEAASLAGHLKLGRLIVMYDSNDISLDGELHQSFSEDVKQRFEALNWEVLYIKDGNNVEEISAAIEKAKQNQSQPTLIEIKTTIGFGSPNRAGTSGVHGAPLGLDETKLTKEAYKWTYDEDFYVPSEVYDHFQTEIKESGKKKESEWNALFSEYKKEYPELAALLEAGIKGELPEGWDKDIPVYEKGSKLATRASSGEALNGIAKNLPFFFGGSADLAGSNKTTIKNAKDFSAADYSGKNIWFGVREFAMGAALNGMALHGGLRVFAGTFFVFSDYLRPAIRLASLMGLPVTYVFTHDSVAVGEDGPTHEPIEQLPSLRAMPNLSVIRPADANETAAAWKLAVSSETHPTALVLTRQNLETIDQSADTAFEGVSKGAYVVSASKNEQADALLLATGSEVNLALAAQEELAKENIDVSVVSMPSWNRFESQSDEYKESVLPSQVTKRLAIEMASPFGWERYTGSEGDILGINQFGASAPGDTIIKEFGFTTSNVVNRVKNLLNK
- a CDS encoding SGNH/GDSL hydrolase family protein, with the protein product MNTLSKWENKVWLTLGDSITEFDQTFYNGVFLRGYQTIMKETMGFAEYINRGVSGKTMTANDEGSTHVVGEAQNLNNIDVITIFAGTNDYKLNKPIGSLGAIGDTEFDTFTFYGAYRSLLENLLTRKPTIKIYLWTPLQRDNAGYDVNYINPAGHKLIDYVNAIKAVGQMYAVPVLDLYSVSGITKLTLNTYTWDGLHPNNNGYERIAEIAKGFMEVN
- the comJ gene encoding competence protein ComJ encodes the protein MKKWPVHQLLISYSQIAVYRKNLDNPFPDWTDGHIRQGFAWRPGSVAFGTLGDVNSEIEVSIENRVSSGEDSVRAIAVPFEVGREGITIGSILSKTFDYKIPDGLYTLLFEAIPLKVEEKGKPKIRYAFRFIPSADPQAIILKHDGQLSPQLPLIMDAKAAV
- the yneA gene encoding cell division suppressor protein YneA encodes the protein MKKESFIFFCLFAFTLCVSISFISFLGKSSSDENYVKIEVQEGDSLWNLAELMEDKQSLSKQAFIEWVTERNHLTTDSIKPGDILVLPVEKEHPSTYQLATVE
- a CDS encoding NucA/NucB deoxyribonuclease domain-containing protein; its protein translation is MVGCLVGLFAVHTTQAEAATGYDVTLNFPFYRYPYTGDHVRDAMAGHPSVCTIERDGAEERREQSLAGIPTKSVYDRDEWPMAKCEEGGYGASVRYVPSSDNRGAGAWVGNQLESYPDGTRVKFVMSY
- the lexA gene encoding transcriptional repressor LexA, which codes for MSKLSKRQLDILQFIKEEVKRKGYPPSVREIGEAVGLASSSTVHGHLARLETKGLIRRDPTKPRAIEVLEDEVVQIPQSQVVTVPVIGKVTAGSPITAVENIEEYFPLPDRLVPPDENVFMLEIMGESMIEAGILDKDYVIVKQQTTANNGDIVVAMTDDDEATVKRFFREDNYIRLQPENSLMEPIILQNVSILGKVIGVYRTIH
- a CDS encoding YneB family resolvase-like protein: MKTAIIYARVSTTKEQQETSLKRQLEELAGLAAENNMTVVRTISEKASGYDLDRQGVFELLDSMKEFKADAVLIQDETRLGRGNAKIALLHCIYKEGARIFSISHRGELELSEADSMVLEIVSIVEEYQRKLHNLKIKRGMKKAVKNGYRPQDHLVPFHDGTGKERKDVPLEEIVRLRARKLTFHEIAATLRGVGYDVSKATVHRRYQEYIQKEEQTNERP